The DNA region CATTAATTTTTTATTAATCACCATCCCCGAATCCCGCAGGGGTGAGTGGGATAGGCGCCACACTTCCGCCATCCTCTCAACCCGCAGGGCTGAACGGCATAGGCACATCAATATTGTACCTACCTCGCCCTAATAACCTTCTTCATTACTTCCCGCTTCCGCGGTTCTGTTTAAACTCCCTACTTTATTATTATCCCGATACACAGTATTCGGGAATATTATTGTTTATGTATAAACGGACTTCTTAAAACGAGCCGTGTTATTTACGAATGCCGAGCTTCTTGATAATTTCCTGGTATTTGGATGGCTGGTGTTTGGCAAGATATTTAAGAAGGGCTGAACGGTGTCCGACCATCATAAGCAAGCCCCTACGGGAATTGGTATCCTTGGGGTGGCGCTTAAAATGTTCGGTTAATTCGGCTATCCGCTCGGTTAAGAGCGCGATTTGGACCTGTGACGAACCGGTATCTTTCTTATGCACCTGGTGCGCCTTAATAACCCCTGTCTTTTTTTCTGCTACTAATGCCATATCATTTATTATTAATTTATTAACTCTTATAGGATAACATTTAATAGGAAATTGTCAAGAAATAATCACACCTCTACAATATAATCAATCAGGTGTCCCCGAATCCCGCAAGGCGGGAGAAGTGGGATGTTTACCTTAATAACTTTTTAGTATCAATGACGTCCCCGCCTCCGGAACGCAACCGAAGGTCCCCGACAGGGGGTGATGTCCCGACCGGCTGTGTCGGGATACAATCCATAATAAAGCATAATCAAGCGTTCCCGAAATGTAACGAAGTGGTAGTGAAACGTGACGCCATTTTCCGCCCTGATTTTTGGATAGGAAGAGCCTACTATCTTTATAATGGAGGGGTACCTTACTATGATGCCATATTTAGCTTAATTATAATAGATAGCTACCTTACTATGTTGCCATACTTAGCTCTATTATAATGGATAGACACCTTACTATGATACCACGCCTATTTTAATTATAGTGGAATGGGGCCTTACTTTGATGCCATACTTATTTTAATTATAATGGATGGCTACCTTACTATATTGCCACACTTAGCTTAATTATAATGGATAGGTACCTTACTGTGATGCCATACTTGCAATATTTATAATGAAGGGAGAGTTAGGTAGGAGGGGGGTAGGGGTATGGGGGTAGGCTGAAACACGCTTATATTGAGATGCAAACGCATATATTCGTTTTCAGGAAAATTGGGGATGAGGCGTATTACCGCAAAAGAAGCCAAGGCGAAATCGCCCAGCTAACCATAGACATCTTCCTGAACGGGTTGAGGCCGAGGAAATAGCTTTTACTATCAGAAAACTACCCACATCACGCCGAGGCATATTACAAACCATATTAAGATAGCATGCTTAAAATATTTCCTTGGGGACCGATCCTGTTTATATAAAAGACGTTTAGTCGGGTCATTACTCCCCCATCTCCACATCCAATCAGGAAGAGCCCTTTCCTTTTTCATATCGATAAAACAAACAGCTATCCCTATCAGAAAGATAAATCCGGTAACTATTAATTTGATTTCTATAGGCATCATATCAATTATTTCAGGGACAATTCAGAGGACGTTTTGTTTACAGACCCAGTTCCATCCCCTCAGCCGTGGCGAAGCAGTCCAATGATGATTTCTTGTTTTTGATGATACGACGGCAATCCGAGACAAAGCCGTCAATCGCTTCGTCTTCCCTTTCCTGGTTATGGTGGAATAAGCCGAACTTTTTCACCTTAGCTTCCAACGCCAGCCGTAAAGCGTCCGTATAAACGCTATGCCCCCAGGTCTTGGTCCGGGCGTATTCCTCTGCCGTGAATTCGGCATCGTGGATAAGCAAATCCACACCCGCACACGCCTTGACGTAATCCGCGTATTCTAATCCCCCCGGATGCTTATATGTAAGCTCGTTATCCGTTATGAAGATAAAGCTTTTCCCATCTTCGGTAAACTTATAACCCATGCCCTGGTCAGGATGGCTCAATAAAATCGGTGAAACAGAGATAGAATCAATCTTAAATGTTTCAGTACAAATGCCGTGATAGGTAATATCCGCCTTGACTTCGCTGTAATTCACCGGGAAGTTCGGATGCACCATGGTGCCGGAAATTATATTCTTGACGGAATCCTGGGCAAATGGGCAGCCGAACATATCTATTTTAGTCTGCTTCATGTGAATGGGCTTAAAGAAAGGGAATCCGAGGATATGGTCCCAGTGCGCGTGGGTGAAGACCAGCGAATATTCAAACCGCTTTTCGCTAATAAGTTTGTTGCCGAGCTTCCGGATGCCCGAACCGGCGTCAACAATGATTATGTAATCGTTTTTCGTCCGTATTTCCAGGCAGGTGGTGCTCCCGCCGTATTTCAGGTATTCTTTGCCCGAAACCGGAATCGAGCCGCGGCTTCCCCAACAGCGAATTAACATTTAAGCGAGTATAATAAAAATATTGGCGTATTTCAAATAAATGCGGTTATTATTGGCGAGCGCTGTCCTCGTCCTTATAATAGATGTATGGGATTAAAGGCGGGCACTGTCTCGCACTTCTATTATAAATATTAGATTAGTAGCGAGCGTGCCTGACTTACCGATTAAGATTTATGTCAGTCTGGCATACTGCTTCACGCCGATTTCGTAGAGGTCGTTGCCTTTGGTATCGTTGATGACGATAAGCGGGAAATCTTCCACTTCGAGCCTGCGGACTGCTTCCGGTCCCAAATCATCGTAGGCGATGAGGTCGGCTTTCTTGATATGCTGGCTTAAAAGAGCGGCCGCGCCGCCGACCGCCGCGAAGTATATTGCCTTGTATTTCTTAATCGCCTCTATCACTTCAGGAGAGCGCTTGCCTTTACCTATCATGCCTTTCAATCCGTCCTCCATAAGGAGCGGGGAATAGGCGTCCATCCGGTAGGAAGTGGTCGGGCCGGCCGAGCCGATAACCTGTCCTGGCTTGGCGGGAGTGGGACCGACGTAGTATACAACGCTTCCTTTCAGGTCGAAAGGCAGTTTCGGGACGCGCTTTTCCTTGCCGGCGAGGATGATTTCGTCGTAGATGCGCTTGTGGGCGGCATCGCGCGAGGTATAGATTACGCCGGAAAGGGTGATTTTATCTCCGGCGGATAAGCTATTAACCACGGCATCGGTAAGCGGTGTGGTTATTTTCATATATCAATATGGATTTTACTCCCCCGCTGATTTGCCGTCAAGAAAAATATATTGCCATCCCCTACCTGAAGGTTGGGATTCCCTATTAATCGGGTATCCCCGAAACATAGTGGAGCGGGACAAAGGCACTAAGGCACAAAAAAAAGAATCTAATTCTTAATTATATTTTTAGTGTCTTGGTGTCTTAGTGGCAAGAATTCTATAAGAAAAATAAATTGACATACGCAAATAAACAATATATTCTATCACTTTAATTGATGCAAATTAGAATGGGGGTGTAGCTCAGCTGGGAGAGCGTGTGAATGGCATTCACAAGGCCAGGGGTTCAATTCCCCTCACCTCCACCAAATACTGTTAAAGGTTACAGGTTACGAGTTATAAGTTAATTCAACCTGCAACTTAAAACCTATAACTTGTAACGCCATGTTAATAGACACACACGCCCATCTTGATTTTCCGGACTTCGATAAAGACCGCGATGACGTCATCCAGCACGCCAAGGAAGCCAATATCGGCTATATTATAAATATCGGAACCTCCATCGAATCCAGCCGTAAGGTAATAGCGCTTGCCGAACAATACGAAAACCTTTACGCGGCGGTGGGAATCCATCCGCACGAGGCACAAACCGTTAAAGAGGCTGATTATATCGAACTGGAAAAATTAGCCGCCAATCCCAAAGTGGTTGCCATAGGCGAAATCGGGCTCGATTTCTACAAGGATAAAAGCCCACGCGATAAGCAGAAAGAGATTTTTACAAGGCAACTCCGAATTGCTAAGAAGGTTGCCAAACCCGTGGTCATCCATTCGAGGGAAGCTCACAATGAGACTTTAGAAATAATCAGAGCCGAGTTGGGGGAAAAGGCCAAAGGCGTAGCGCACTGCTTTTCCGGCTCCACGGAAACGGCAAGGGAATTCCTTGATTTAGGATTTTACATCTCGATTGCCGGGCCGGTGACATACCCGAACGCGGAGAAACTGCGCGCCGTGACCAAGACCATACCGGTCGAAAAGCTGCTTCTGGAAACGGATTGCCCGTTCCTCGCCCCGCAGTCCAGGCGCGGATTGCGCAACGAACCGGCTTATATCGTCCACGCCCTTGAGGAATTCTCCAGAATCTACGGACTCTCCAAGGACGATATCGGGAGAATCACCACCCTTAACGCCATGGAATTATTCAAGCTCGCACCTTTGAGCGAAAAGAGCAAGATTGCTTATAATATCAGGAACTCGCTTTACCTTAATATTACCAACCGGTGCACCTCCAGCTGTATCTTCTGCGTGACCAAATTCACCAACTATGTAAAGGGACATAATTTGCGGCTGGAAACGGAGCCAAGCGTAAAGGAAATAATCGACGCCATCGGCGATTCATCCAAATACAAGGAAGTGGTCTTCTGCGGATATGGCGAACCGACCATGCGGCTTGATGTGATAAAAGAAATCGCCAAGTACCTTAAGAAGAAAAACACCTATATACGCCTGAATACCAATGGGCACGGCAACCTGATTAATAACCGCTCGATTGGGTCGGAGCTAAAAGGTCTGATTGACGCCATGTCCATAAGCCTCAATGCGGTTACTCCGGAGCAGTATGTAAAAATCTGCCATCCCAAATTCGGTGCGGAAACTTTCTATAAGGTGCTGGAATTCATCAGGGAAGCCAAGCAATACATCCCAAGGATTGAAGTCACCTGCGTATCCCACCCGGATGTGGATGTCCAGAAATGCCGCCAGATTGCCGGAGAGCTGGGAGTGGATTTCCGCGGAAGGATTTATAACGAAGTCGGATAGAAGATAGTTGTCAGCATATAGTTATTAGTCTCAATTCTTTTATACCCTGTTTTTAATTGACCCTCTGCTTTAATTTATGCATTATTAAGTGTAATCTGTACACGGATTAAGCAGATTTTACGGATTATTTCTTTTCCCTTAAGAGATAAAACCCATCTGCTTAATCCGCTAAATCGGTGTACTAAATTTACAGTCAATGGCTGGAGATGCACACATAGAACTGATGATGCGCGTGA from Planctomycetota bacterium includes:
- a CDS encoding YchF/TatD family DNA exonuclease, with product MLIDTHAHLDFPDFDKDRDDVIQHAKEANIGYIINIGTSIESSRKVIALAEQYENLYAAVGIHPHEAQTVKEADYIELEKLAANPKVVAIGEIGLDFYKDKSPRDKQKEIFTRQLRIAKKVAKPVVIHSREAHNETLEIIRAELGEKAKGVAHCFSGSTETAREFLDLGFYISIAGPVTYPNAEKLRAVTKTIPVEKLLLETDCPFLAPQSRRGLRNEPAYIVHALEEFSRIYGLSKDDIGRITTLNAMELFKLAPLSEKSKIAYNIRNSLYLNITNRCTSSCIFCVTKFTNYVKGHNLRLETEPSVKEIIDAIGDSSKYKEVVFCGYGEPTMRLDVIKEIAKYLKKKNTYIRLNTNGHGNLINNRSIGSELKGLIDAMSISLNAVTPEQYVKICHPKFGAETFYKVLEFIREAKQYIPRIEVTCVSHPDVDVQKCRQIAGELGVDFRGRIYNEVG
- a CDS encoding MBL fold metallo-hydrolase, yielding MLIRCWGSRGSIPVSGKEYLKYGGSTTCLEIRTKNDYIIIVDAGSGIRKLGNKLISEKRFEYSLVFTHAHWDHILGFPFFKPIHMKQTKIDMFGCPFAQDSVKNIISGTMVHPNFPVNYSEVKADITYHGICTETFKIDSISVSPILLSHPDQGMGYKFTEDGKSFIFITDNELTYKHPGGLEYADYVKACAGVDLLIHDAEFTAEEYARTKTWGHSVYTDALRLALEAKVKKFGLFHHNQEREDEAIDGFVSDCRRIIKNKKSSLDCFATAEGMELGL
- a CDS encoding Fe-S-containing hydro-lyase translates to MKITTPLTDAVVNSLSAGDKITLSGVIYTSRDAAHKRIYDEIILAGKEKRVPKLPFDLKGSVVYYVGPTPAKPGQVIGSAGPTTSYRMDAYSPLLMEDGLKGMIGKGKRSPEVIEAIKKYKAIYFAAVGGAAALLSQHIKKADLIAYDDLGPEAVRRLEVEDFPLIVINDTKGNDLYEIGVKQYARLT
- the rpsO gene encoding 30S ribosomal protein S15, which produces MALVAEKKTGVIKAHQVHKKDTGSSQVQIALLTERIAELTEHFKRHPKDTNSRRGLLMMVGHRSALLKYLAKHQPSKYQEIIKKLGIRK